A portion of the Cryptomeria japonica chromosome 5, Sugi_1.0, whole genome shotgun sequence genome contains these proteins:
- the LOC131060911 gene encoding transcription factor KUA1, translated as MEKAREIHDGVVKLFGVTIKKSSGTQNFCYNSQPDEMFKEYVSDGFLHSFSTPPPRKKGVPWTEAEHRLFLVGLEKLGRGHWRGISTTFVTTRTAAQVASHAQKYFLRQKHATQKRRRSSLLDICRNDYNYQKDGSPSSTMLPIWPPRTWRKSIDLQTNMKAKSTAGRIEENNNGLNLSVKLDWCHNGSINMKRCERS; from the exons ATGGAGAAAGCAAGAGAAATCCACGATGGAGTTGTTAAGCTGTTCGGGGTAACCATAAAGAAGAGCTCTGGCACGCAAAATTTCTGTTATAATTCACAACCAGATGAGATGTTTAAGGAATATGTGAGCGATGGATTTTTACACAGTTTTTCCACGCCTCCACCCAGAAAGAAAG GAGTCCCATGGACTGAGGCAGAGCACAGATTATTTCTGGTGGGACTTGAAAAATTGGGAAGAGGTCATTGGAGAGGCATATCCACGACCTTTGTCACCACCAGAACAGCCGCTCAGGTGGCCAGCCATGCTCAGAAGTATTTTCTTAGGCAGAAACATGCCACCCAAAAAAGACGTCGCTCTAGCCTACTGGATATATGCCGCAATGATTATAATTATCAAAAG GATGGAAGTCCAAGTTCAACAATGTTGCCCATTTGGCCACCCAGGACATGGAGGAAAAGCATAGATCTGCAGACCAACATGAAGGCAAAGTCCACAGCTGGAAGAATTGAAGAAAACAATAATGGGCTGAATCTGAGTGTTAAACTTGACTGGTGCCACAATGGAAGCATTAATATGAAACGGTGCGAGAGAAGTTAG